The sequence GTCGACCACGTCGACGCGCGCGCCGATCTCGTCGAGCGCCGCGCGGAACGGGCCGTCGTCGAACAGCAGCACGTCGGCGTTCGCGCGCATGTGCTTCATGATCTCGAGCAGCGACAGTTCGGCGCCGCCGAGCACGCCGCTCTGGTCGAGCACGAGCGTCGCAGGGCCGCGCGCGGCCGGCATCGGCGCGACAGCTGCACCGCGCTGCGCGGTCGAACCGGGCAGCGCTTCCTCCACATAGTCGAGGAAGCGCCGCCGGAACTTGTCGGCGGAAAACCGCTCCGCGTTCGTGCGGCATGCGTTCGGCGTGAAGCGTTGCGGCGCGCGCTCGAAATCGTCGACGGCCGCGACGATCGCGTGCGGCGTCTGCTCGTCGAAGAACAGCCCGGTCGGGTTCGCGTCCGATTGCGGGTCGAGCACGGTTTCGAGCGCGCCGCCCTTGCCGTATGCAATCACCGGCGTGCCGCATGCCTGCGCTTCGACGACCGAGATTCCGAAATCCTCCTCGGCTGCAAACACGAACGCCTTCGCGCGCCGCATCCGGTCGTGCAGCACCGCGAACGGCTGGTAGCCCATGATCTCGACGTTCGGGCCGGCCTTCGCGCGAATCTTCTGCATCTCGGGGCCGTCGCCGATCACGACGAGCTTGCGCTCGGGCATCTTCGAGAATGCCTCGACGATCAGGTCGATCTTCTTGTACGGCACCATCCGCGACGCGGTCAGGTAGAAATCGTCCTTCGCCGCGTTCAGCGAAAACGCGTCGACGTCGACCGGCGGGAAGATCACCGCCGCGTCGCGGTGGTAGACCTTGCGGATGCGCCGCGCGATGAACGCGGAGTTCGCGACGAAGCCGTCCACCGCGTTCGCGGTGCGCGTGTCCCAGTTGCGGATGTAGTGCAGGATCATCCGCGCGAGCAGCGATTTCGGCCCGTGCGTGAGGTTCGACTGCTCCAGATACTGGTGCTGCAGGTCCCATGCATAGCGGATCGGCGAATGCACGTAGCTGATGTGCACCTGGTCCGGCCCCGTCAGCACGCCCTTCGCGACCGCGTGGCTGCTCGAGATCACGAGGTCGTACTCCGACACGTCGAGTTGCTCGATCGCGAGCGGCATCAGCGGCAGGTAGCTGCGGTACTTGGTGCGCGCGAACGGCAGCTTCTGGATGAACGACGTCGTCACCGGTTTGCCGCGCACGAATGCACGGTCGTCGAGAAAGTCGACGAGGCTGAACAGGTCCGCGTCGGGAAAGCACGCGACGATCTGTTCGAGCACACGTTCGGCACCGGCATAGGTGACGAGCCAGTCGTGGACGATTGCCACGCGCAGCGTGCGCGCCGGATGGCGCGCACCGGCCCGCTCGGCCGGCACGGGCCCGCGCAGCGCGGCGGCATTGCCGGCTTCGGCCACGGCAGCATCGGCCGTGGCGAGATTCAATACGGCGTGTTCCGCCAGATCGCGATTCATACGGTTTTCCTCGCATTGAGACGGACAAACAGGTCGCGCACGAGCGCGCGCAGCCCCGGCGTCATCGTGAGCGACCACGCGACGTTCAGTACCAGCACGACCGCGCACATGCCGATCGACTCGCCGAGCCCCGTCCACGCCTGCGCCAGAAACAGGCTCGCGAGCAGGAAGGCAAGGTGCGCCAGCATGTCGAGCACGATCGCGCGCATCCGGATCGCCGACAGGTACAGCAGCACGCCGTAGTCGACGAATGCGCGCGCCGCGACGACCACCGCCGCGCCGATCAGCCCGAAGTGATGAATGCCGAACCACAGGCCGCCGACGAAGAACGGCATTTGGACGAGCCCGGCCATCGCCGCGCGGGCCGGGTTGACCTGCGACTGGATCAGGATCCGCGTGACGCTCGCCTGGCCGACGAGCCATACGCTGATCACCAGCACGCGGCCGACCGGCGCCGAATGCGCGGCCAGGTCGGCGCCGACCCACAACGTGAGGAACGGCGCGAGCGCGAAGATCGCGACGATGCCGACCGGCGTGAACACGCCGTTCAGGAATTCGAGCGACTGGCGCGCGAGCGTATCCGCGTGGTCGCGGCCGACCGCCGACAGGCGCGGAAACAGCGTGCGCACGAGCGCGTTCGGCAGCATGTTCAGGCGCGTGACGAGGTTCTGCGGCACCGTGTAGTAGGTGACGAACTTCGCGCCCATGCCGGCACCGAGCATCACGCGGTCGAGCGTGTCGGCGATCATGCTCGTCGTGCTCGCGATCAGCATCCAGCCGCCGAAGTTGAACAGCCCTTTCGCGGTGCCCCACTGCGGCGGATCGATGCGCCGGATCCCGAGCACCTTGATGCTCGCGTGGCCGAGCATCACCGCCGCGATCAGGCGCGCGACGACTGCCGCGGCGAGCACCGTCTGCAGATTCGGCGCGATCCACCACGCGGCGCCGAGCGGCAGCAACTGGAACAGGAACGTGCCGATCGTCTGGTTCGTGTTGAACACGCCGAACCGTTCGGCGCCGTTGATCGCGCCGGCGAACACCCACGACACGTTCGCCAGCGGAATCGCGAGCGCGAGCCACGGCAGCGCGAGATACACCTCGTGCTGCATCTCGGCCGACACCTTCGTGAAATACGCGGTGTAGACGAACGCGCCGAAATAGATCAGCAGCCCGCCCACGATGCCGGTGCCGAGATTCAGCCAGAACGCGCTCCAGAACACGCGCGCGCTTTCGTCGTCGTTGCCGCTCGCGAGCGCCTTCGAGATGTGAT comes from Burkholderia pyrrocinia and encodes:
- a CDS encoding flippase; translated protein: MDKGILKNVSINFIGLILPTFVSLVTVPAYIHALGVERYGVVSLVWTLIGYFGILDLGMSMAAQNHISKALASGNDDESARVFWSAFWLNLGTGIVGGLLIYFGAFVYTAYFTKVSAEMQHEVYLALPWLALAIPLANVSWVFAGAINGAERFGVFNTNQTIGTFLFQLLPLGAAWWIAPNLQTVLAAAVVARLIAAVMLGHASIKVLGIRRIDPPQWGTAKGLFNFGGWMLIASTTSMIADTLDRVMLGAGMGAKFVTYYTVPQNLVTRLNMLPNALVRTLFPRLSAVGRDHADTLARQSLEFLNGVFTPVGIVAIFALAPFLTLWVGADLAAHSAPVGRVLVISVWLVGQASVTRILIQSQVNPARAAMAGLVQMPFFVGGLWFGIHHFGLIGAAVVVAARAFVDYGVLLYLSAIRMRAIVLDMLAHLAFLLASLFLAQAWTGLGESIGMCAVVLVLNVAWSLTMTPGLRALVRDLFVRLNARKTV
- a CDS encoding glycosyltransferase family 4 protein, giving the protein MNRDLAEHAVLNLATADAAVAEAGNAAALRGPVPAERAGARHPARTLRVAIVHDWLVTYAGAERVLEQIVACFPDADLFSLVDFLDDRAFVRGKPVTTSFIQKLPFARTKYRSYLPLMPLAIEQLDVSEYDLVISSSHAVAKGVLTGPDQVHISYVHSPIRYAWDLQHQYLEQSNLTHGPKSLLARMILHYIRNWDTRTANAVDGFVANSAFIARRIRKVYHRDAAVIFPPVDVDAFSLNAAKDDFYLTASRMVPYKKIDLIVEAFSKMPERKLVVIGDGPEMQKIRAKAGPNVEIMGYQPFAVLHDRMRRAKAFVFAAEEDFGISVVEAQACGTPVIAYGKGGALETVLDPQSDANPTGLFFDEQTPHAIVAAVDDFERAPQRFTPNACRTNAERFSADKFRRRFLDYVEEALPGSTAQRGAAVAPMPAARGPATLVLDQSGVLGGAELSLLEIMKHMRANADVLLFDDGPFRAALDEIGARVDVVDQGALAGVRKQGGVSAGALKQLVRLVRDVARRARRAEVIYANTQRAMVVAALAGRLARKPVVWHLRDIVSTDHFGSKQLLAIKVCARLGVTRVIANSDASAQAFRALTGFTPQHVDVVFNGISAEPFDALEGVSQAALRARLGLPKDAWLVGSFSRLARWKGQHLLLEAAARHPDMHVVLVGAPLFGEDEYAAQLHEYVARHGMDERVHFLGFQRDVAACMTAVDVVAHTSITPEPFGRVIVEGMLARRPVVAARAGGVVEIIEDGDNGLLCEPGDATALADALDTLKRDGALRERLVASGRATAVRRFGTETYVQRVEKILADTAKAAKAKKQS